The genome window ggagatgtgggttccccTTCTGGGTCGAAAAGGaaatagcgacccactccagtattcttgcctgggaaataaattccacagacagaagagcctggcgggctgtggcccatgggggtctcaaaagtCTCGgtcacgacttagcgactaaacaataacaataatccttctcctcctttctccccacccTATTACCTGGTTGAAGGATATTCCAGTCCTTTCCTAGAGTAGCTCCATTTCCGAATGTGCCAGTTTCCTCATGGTATTTTTTCTTTGCCATTGTGATCAGTTTTCCTTTGGAATTTATTTTACAACGCAGGtggtttattattttcattatctcttCGTAATTGCTAATATGCTGAAGCTAATAAAAAAagctcaggaattccctggcggtccagtggttaggatctgGCTGTTGCAGTGCAGAGGACAGGTTAGAACCCAGGTGAAGGAACTACGATCGCTGGGTGGCCACGTGAGGTGTCAGAAAAAAGAGAAACGCTCTTGTACACTCTTTCTGCCACCTCGTGGTTTTTTTAGTTCAATTAAGGAAGATGAGGACACTTCAGATTCTGTAATTGTATCACTCTTTTATCATATACTTGCTGCCTGACACATATAGGCACTTAGTGAATATTTTTGAAGTGAGTCCCCTTTGTGGATAACATGTAATACATAGAAACTGAATCTTGAATTTAGGATGAATTGTCCTACTTCCTTGTACACATCTTCAAGATTATGGCTTTCACTGTATTATAATTTTATCCCCATGAGTTATAAATTCCTTTGTATACCCAGCTCTAAGCACAGCTCGTAAATGTCTGCCCAAAGATTAAAGCTCTTTTTTCAAACAAAAGTTAAGCTCTTTTGCCTTTCAGTTGTATTTTTTCAAAGTTAACTTGATGAATGTATTGACATTATACCTAAGTGGCTGTCTTTTGGATCCAGTGCACTAGCCTGCACCTCCACTCTTGCCTCCATCTTCATTCCCTTAGCTCGCTTACTATCCAGTAGCAGAGCTTCTTAAAACATAAACCCGGTCTCATCACTGACCCTCCTATGTGCCTTCAATGACTTTCCTGtgcatttagaataaaaaataaacttctatgTCCTGTCGGGGGTTTTGAACAGTTCTCTCCCTACCCCCCACCTCTGCTCTGCAGATTTCAGTCCTTACTGTGCTTAGGGCTCATTAGCTACCTCACCTCTCATCATCCTATCTTAATAGGTCCTACATTTATTTGATAACTTGATGCTGGTTGGTTTTCCTCACAGCACTTATCACAACTGCTCATTATTTTATCTGCCTccttacttttgttgttgttgctgttaattaatttttttaaatcttccccATTAGAGTGAAAGTTCCAGCAACACAGGGACTCCTTCTCCCTGGAACAGAGCCATGAAGCAggatagctgctgctgctgctaagtcacttcagtcgtgtccgactctgtgcgacgccatagacggcagcccactaggctcctctgtccctgggattctccaggcaagaatactggagtgggttgccatttccttctccagtgcgtgaaagtgaaaagtgaaagtgaggtcgctcagtcgtgcctgactcttagcgaccccatggactgcagcctaccagactcctccatccatgggattttccaggcaagagtactggagaagcAGGACAGCAGAAGgaatcaaaaaggaaaactttGAGTAGTTAATGTAAATGGCACCAAATTTATTGACTGTGTTTCGAAAATACAAGAGTCTTAAACCAGTTACAGAATTCAGTTTCTTTCCGTTGTAGAACTGAAGTCCATGGTAGGACTAAGGTCTCCCTTTCCTTGCTGGATGCCCCTGGGGGACAGGtctcagcttctagaggctgcctgcattcctttaCAGGTGGCTCCCTCTATCAGCAAGTCAGTGGTTGTGTATCTAATCCTTCTCATGCTTCAACCCTCTGACCTCCTcttctgctaaaaaaaaattgctgttaaAGGAGTTATGCAGTAGGTTAGGCCCACCTAGAGACCTCCTAAGGTCAACTGATTGCTAAACTTAATTACATCTTAATAATACCTTTTATCATGTAAACTAACAATCTTAAGGGACATGATAACATGAAGGAGATCATAGGGcaatcttagaattctgcctaccacagttCCACTCTTTATTTATTCTGCAAGTTGAGGGTTGAGGGACAGTTGGGTTATTTCTAATTtggaactatgttgaataaaactgCTCTGAACATTCCTGCATTTTTAGCTTTTAGTGGTCATAAGCACTTGTTTCTTTGGGGTATAAATCCacagtggaattactggatcaagGGGTACACAGACATTCATCTTGTCAAAAAATGTTGAGAGCATCACTCAgtatctgaaatgaaaagacagctgAAGAGATCCTCTCACCAGGGCCTAGGTACAGTCCTCACTAGGTACAGAAGAGGTTGCTGCTCTTACATAAGGGTTTTGAGAAGCATGGGGTTCAGTGGGCTAACATCTGTGGAGACATGGTTTCATGGGACAAACTTGTTCATTAGTTGGCACTCAGAGCTGTTTATTGGAACAAGTCATTCCCGACTAACTGATTTTTGAAAGCTATGGGTTGTCACTAATTGACGGACTTACAAAAATGTGTTCTCTGAAATGAATTGTTGATTGAATACATCAGTTCTGGGCTACTTGATACCACAGCTGCagaacatttttattctctttaagaGATAGTTCTAAAgatttttccaaagtggttgtatccATTAAACtatcatatcaatgtatgagagttccattTGCTCCAATTCCTTGTTGATTTACCCTTAAATTATAAGATGTGTATttacttttagaatttttaaaatgaagtctaTTGTTCAGTATCTCTATTCTCCTGACATCAAAGGCATTAATACACTCCTTTTACTGAATTGACCATCTACCACATCTTGTTATTATAAggaattttagttttatattccTCCCCTTGTGTGTAGTAAAATATTCTCatgtaaaaaatgtaataagGGCTATCCATTGAAAAATTCCACATCATACCTGCTCCCAACCACTTATTTCCCATTCCCAGGGACAAGTAATGTTGCTCAGGTAtccaaatgtatatatatatatatatatatatatatatgtatatattttttctttccctttcccttttgttaatatttttcatgGTGGCTCTGTACCCTGcttctatgtatatttttttctttccctttcccttttgttaatatttttcatgGTGGCTCTGTACCCTGCTTTTTTCACTAAATGGATCTTGCCCATCCTTTCATATCTATACATAAAGAGCTTCCTCATTTCAAAAAACTGCATAGCAGTAGTTATGGATTACTATATggattattataatttatttacctAGTCCCATCTTGGTggccatttgggttgtttccaaccTTTGTCTCACAAACGGTGCTGCAGTAAATAACCTTTTATGTACATCATTTTACATGTGAGTGAATAAATTACAAGAGATTTCCCCCCATAATCATTTAAATTTATCACAATATTTTGTCAGTTCttgttgtttcctctatttcataCCTTCTTTCTGAGTTCACCTTTCTTTGCTGAACTCTATATCCTTTACTTACTCTCGTAGGAAGTGTTTGTGGGTTGTAAATTACTTCATTTTGCTCTATTTACTTATATTTAGCTCGGGGTAAATTCTGTATTAACAGTCATTTCTCCACTCTGATTGCCTTCTAGACTGTGTTAGTGAGCACTTTGCTGTGTTTCCTTCATAGGTAATCTCTTTTCCTCTGGTAGCTATTAAGATTGTCTCTTTATCCTCAATAGATTTCAGTTTCACGCTATTATGTCTAGGTGTGCACTCTTGATCTGAGAAGTCAGGCCTTCATTTctagaaaattcttaattttttctcaTCAACTATTATTTCTCAGTCATTCACTACATTCTTTTCTGAAGCTCCTGTATATTAATGTTGTAGtgtcttaatattttatattacaatatgtatatatatttatatattatatgtatgaaAGAGCAGTTAACAagatatatatattctctcttcTTAACTgctctttcatattttataatctcCTGTTGCATTCAGAGTAAAGTCTCAGTATTCTCATAATCACTGTTACTCTTCAGCTGTGTCCGTTCTGTTGTTTatcctctgctgctgctactgctaagtcacttcagtcgtgtccgactctgtgcgaccccatccctgggattctcctggcaagaacactggagtgggttgccatttccttctccagtgcataaaagtgaaaagtgaaagtgaagtcgctcagtcatgtctgactcttcgcgaccccatggactgcagcctaccaggctcctccgtccatgggattttccaggcaagagtactggagtggggtgccattgccttctcctgtttatCCTCTAATGCATGTTAAATGGGTTAGGGTTAGAGTCTGTTGTTTGCTTGGCCTGTGATGTTGAATCTCCTGCCAGGgccctttctctgcctgactaATTTCTGTTAGTTATTTCAGGCCCAATTCAAATGTACTTGCTCCTAAGCCACATTGTTTCACTGCTTCACACTTTGTCAGAATTATGTTTTTCCTACTCTTTGCTCTATAGACATTTGGTTAAAgcctcttgtttcttttctttttaaaatttaattaatttggctgccttgggtcttagttgcagaactTGGGATCTTCTCTTTTTGTAGATTtctaattgtggcatgtgggcgcagttgctctgcagcatgcaggatcttagttccccgaccagggattgaacccacatcccctgcactgcaaggcagattcttaaccctggaccaccagggagtccctttgtttattttttggaataAGTACTTTATTTCAAATGACTcaagaatcagaaaaaatataGAGGGTATTATGTGAAAAGTAAAATGTCCTTCCTCTCTTAAGTTACCTAGTTCCCTTCCCAGAGGCCATCCCTTTGTAGTAGTTTTTCATTGCCATAATAATGTGGTGTAACAAACAGTACAAGTCTTTGGCAggacaacaacaataaacatttatttagtacATGAGTCTGTTGGGTTTGGTGATCTAGGCAGCGCTTAATTGTACATCTGCAGTCAGTTGTGAGCTCTGCAGATCTCAGCTGGAGTCACTCACAtgttggggtggggcaggaggaggggaggttATCTGGCTGTTAGCTGACCTAGGATGATCTCATCTGCTCCATCTGAAAGCCAATATATCCTCTTAGCAGTTTTAGAGGGCACAGGCATGCAGAGCAATCACACTAGCTTCTGTCACACTTGTTAGTATTACACTGGCCAAGTCAGGTCATGTGTTGAACCCAGAATCACAGCAGGAGCACAACAAAGTCCATGTCTACAGGGAAGGGTGAAGAATGGGGTCAGTAATGTATTCTGCCACATGcgttttttaaaatctcagtttctaaacatacatatgtataccttTTATTAACATGAGTGATAGCATGATATTATTGTTCTTATACTGTTGTTTTCCCCATTACTTATTTCATTAAGACATAATTTTTCTCATCAGGTGCATCCTCCTGAAGAAGATTAAATCAGAGGATCTTAAATCAGTTACATATCCACCCCAGGCTGGATTGAGCCCTTCTAAGTTAATCCCAGAATGGCTTCAGCAGGGGAACAGGATGGACTTAAGATTGTGAAGGTGGAGGAGGACCCTATCTGGGACCAAGAAACCTACCTTCGAGAGAACAACTTTTCTGGCCAGGAAGCCTCCCGCCAACTTTTTAGACACTTTTGTTACCAAGAGACTCCTGGTCCCCGAGAAGCACTGAGCCGGCTTCGGGAACTCTGTCATCAGTGGCTGAGGCCAGACACACATACCAAGGAGCAAATCCTGGAGCTCCTGGTGCTGGAGCAGTTCCTGACCATCCTGCCTGAGGAGCTCCAGGCCTGGGTACGTGAGCACCACCCCAAGAgtggggaggaggcagtggcTGCAGTTGAAGACCTGGAGCGAGAGCTCAGTGAACCAGAGAACCAGGTGAGAGGAAGAAGATGGCCTTCTGGACATAGACTATGAAATGAAGGGTGAAGTTTGGTGACCCAGGTTGGTTGGTTGTAGCCACATGTATTAGTTCTCTGTTGCTGGGTAACAAGTAATCCCTTAAGctttaatggcttaaaaaaaacaaatattacctCCAAGTTTCTGAGTCAGGTTTCGGGAGCCACTTAGGAGGATCTGTCATGAGGTTGCAGTGAAGATGTCAACCAAGATTATAGTCCCTTGAAGACCTATTGCAGCTGGTGGATCCACTTTCAAGATGGCGCACTCCCATGGTTGTTGGTAGGGGGCCTTGGTTCCTCACTGGTTGTTGGTAGGGGTCTTTACTGGGTTTCTCTTTAGGGCTCATTGAATGTCCTCACATGTCAGTTGGCTTCCctgggagagagacagaaatagagtAAGAGAGGATAAGGATGAATCCTCACGTTTTTATGTCTTAGTCTCAAGTTATATAcaatgatttctgccatacattctATTCAGTAGAAATGAGCCATTTTAAGTACAGCTCTCACTCAAGGGGAGAGAAATCAGGCTCCACCTTTTAGTAGAAATAACACTGAAGAGCttatgaacatattttaaacCATCACACCCTATTGGGCCACTCTTGTTCTCCCCCTTCTGCTTTTGGGTGTGGAATTAAACTCTGGGCTTTCCACTGTGCAGTTGCATAAAATGTCTCATACAGTTCCATATGAGCTCTCTCATTGCGTGTGAGTCCAGGTTCCAGTAGTCTTCCTCTTATCAACCCAAATATACCTACCTGCCTTCAGGCCCCAGATTGTGAACATGGACTTGCTGAAATGCTCTCAGGGGATGCAGTGCATTTGAAGGCCAAGCAGGAATCAACAGCTTTCCAGCTTCAGTCCGTGGTGACACAGCTCAAATGTGAATCTTTTGGGCTCCACAAATTTGGAGAACAAGGTAAGGACATTTTCAGGTCCATTCAGAGGATCTCTGGTGGTCCAATATAGGGTAATAGTTGAGACTGGACTCTGGGGCCAGATTGTTTCAGTTAGAATTTAAGCACTGCTACTTAAAAGCTATGTGACATCCAACAGGTCAAGTAACCTTCCTGTGCATTTGTTAAATGGAAATAATCAGAGTCAGAGAGTCATTTGAAGATTTAATAagttaatatacataaaacatttagAGCAGCACCTGCTTTGTAGCAAGCCCTTCACAGTGCCTGCTTGCGTATGTCTTCTCTAGAAGCCTCACCTTGTCTGGGTGACCTCCTCCAGCCATTTCAGCAGGTGCTGGTTACCCCTTACTTTGTCTCCATATCTCTATTTAGGTTGTTATATTACACTGCCAGTTTTGGATCCTAAAATGTGTATATTTGACATGAATCTTCCTCTTTCCCATCCTATGGTTATACTctttcataaaggaaaaaaatgacattgaTCTATTTATTATTCTAGATGGTGAAACTGTACTTGAAAACCAGGACTTGACATCAAAACAGGAAGTCTTAAAAGAAATGGGACATTTTGAGAATAGCAGACTCCAAAGAGATGTTCCTTTAGATtctaaaaatagagaaatgtgTAAACGTGAGAGCAGGGCAGAAAAACAGAGCAGACAGCCCACTGGAGAGAGACGTCACAAGTGCAATGAGTGTGGGAAAAGCTTTACTCAGAGTTCAGTTCTCATTCAGCACCAGAGAatccacactggggagaagccaTATGAATGTAGAGAATGTGGAAAGACCTTCAGCCAGAGGTCAGGCCTGATTGAACATCAGCGGagccacactggagagaaaccctatcaATGTAAGGACTGCGGGAAAGCCTTCAGTGCCAGCAATGGCCTCATTAGACATAGAAGGATCCACACGGGGGAAAAACCATATGAATGTGAAgagtgtgggaaagccttccGCCTGAGCTCGTACCTTGTTCAGCATCAGAGGATACACACTGGAGAGAAGCGCTATCGCTGTAATGAGTGTGGAAAAGCCTTCAGTCAGAATGCAGGGCTTTTCCAGCATCTCCGAATCCACACTGGTGAGAAACCCTATCAGTGCAGTCAGTGCAGTAAAAGCTTTCGTAGTCGAACACTCCTTATAAAACATCAGAGAAGCCACACTGGAGAGAGACCGTATAAGTGTGATGAGTGTGGGAAAGCTTTCAGTCATCATTGCAACCTCATTCGGCATTTTAGAATCCATACTGTTGTCAAATTGGACTAAACTAACCCTGTGGACCACCAGGGCCCTTCAATGAGGTGATCCTTGGGAAAGTAAGATATTCAAATGGCTTATTTTACtcttatgaaatttattttgctttggaaTGCATGATTTTTTTGCAGACCACGTGCTGCTGTCTCCTGAGTGGATAACTGTGGGTGTGGGCATGTGGGCACTTGCTGGGCAGCTTCTTTCTTCCCTATCCCTTGGTTCATTTCTAACAATTTCCCTTAAAGCAACCAAATCTTACCTGGAAATAAATTGGTATGTAGGGGCCATTATTGAGTAATACTTAATATTGAACAACTCTAAATGACTAGCATTTGTGTATATACTCAAAGGATATTCAGAGGTGAGTTTTTtgtttcttgggtttttttttttttttggtaaaagtgacattttaaacACAATAAGGTTTGGGGGAATAAGAATTGTTCCTATTCCTATAGAAAATCATTATCATTGTCAACAATCTCCCCAGGAATGTAATGGATGTTCTCTTTGATAACTTTCATCAGAATGGTTGGCAAACTCATTTACTAAGCAGCATTACCCCTAGTGTGAAGCCTATAGATTTGATGGTTTAGAAATCCATGTCCCATTTTGATATTGAACTCCAAATTCTCAGTGCAGGTCATTACTATATTTAAGGTTCCCATTTTTGTTATAAATAACGAGTCAAATGATACTTTAAGACCtttgtggaacttccctggtggtccagtgattaagactccacactcctaatgcagggggcacaggctggagtcctggtcagggaactgagatcccacatgccatgtgatgaggccaataataataataataaaccctTTGCAATGTGCCTGTTTTATTCATAGCCTTTTCTGTCACAGGCTTTAGAAGTTTAGCCAGGTGGAAGGCCACTGTAAGCAGCATCACTGAGGTTATAAGGAAATGGAGCCTCTGACCTCAGGCAGCTTATGCTTAACTCGGGAGACCAGCAGGTCCAGGCCATTTACTGTCAGGGTTAAACACACAAGTTTGGCACCACACTGTCCAGATTCAGTACCTGCCTCTCCATCTgtgagctctgtgaccttgggcagtttAATTAAATGTCCCTATGCTACAGTCTCCCTATCTATAAATTTAATAGGGGATAAGAGTACCCTTCTCATAGGATACATGAGATTAGTACAGACTTGTAAAGCACtgaaactataattcaataaatgtgCACTGTGATTTACCTAAGAAATAATACCATCTAATGAATGTAGGTGGAATTTTAAGTATCCTGTTTGAACTAAATGGAATGTTAAATGCCTCTGCTGACAGTCTCATACTTTTCTCCACCGTCAAAATCTTAATCAGAATTTCAAAAGAAAGGAACTATAAGTTCAACTTAAAAATACACTGTGCTAAGTATGTCttcaaagtttgttttaaaaaagttaaagaagcctatatatgtgtgtatatatatatgtaaatatataaatatgtgtatatatgtgtgtgtatatatatatatttggttttcctTATAGCTTGGGGgccataaaaacaacaaaaactaaaattcCTTGACTGTTTCATTTGGAAACAGAACATTAGCTTAATGCAGACTATTTAaaatagtgctttttttttttagcctaacttcacagcatgtaggatcttaattccctgaccagggatggaacttcatgccccctgcagtagaagcacggaggtttaaacactggaccaccagggaagtccccagaacaGTGCTTATTGAATTTTAGAGTATCTACAAATCACCTGGAATCTTGTTAAAATAGATTCTAATTCAAAAGGTAATGGtggagcccaggaatctgcattttcaacAAACTCccagtgatgctgatgctgctggttcaTGGAGCACATTTGAATATCAGGACCCCAGACGGTCCTGATGGTCCTTCTGCAGCTAGAGGTGTCAGGCaaatccatttccttctcatcctcctACTGCAACCCCTGTCTGCATGTTGCCTCTACACCTATGCTCCCCACTGCCAGCCCCACCCTCAGAGGAGTGAGATGCCCATGAAGTGCAATGGGCAGCTGGCTGAGGTGGTTGGGAAACCAGGCAAAATTCTCTGCTCTGCACAGGCAGATTCATCACTTGGGAAGTCTAAGCAGTTCCTGTAAACGTTTGCTTTAGGAAAAAGCCGCTGCTCCAGAGCTTCCGCTatgcctcct of Cervus canadensis isolate Bull #8, Minnesota chromosome 28, ASM1932006v1, whole genome shotgun sequence contains these proteins:
- the ZSCAN31 gene encoding zinc finger and SCAN domain-containing protein 31, producing MASAGEQDGLKIVKVEEDPIWDQETYLRENNFSGQEASRQLFRHFCYQETPGPREALSRLRELCHQWLRPDTHTKEQILELLVLEQFLTILPEELQAWVREHHPKSGEEAVAAVEDLERELSEPENQAPDCEHGLAEMLSGDAVHLKAKQESTAFQLQSVVTQLKCESFGLHKFGEQDGETVLENQDLTSKQEVLKEMGHFENSRLQRDVPLDSKNREMCKRESRAEKQSRQPTGERRHKCNECGKSFTQSSVLIQHQRIHTGEKPYECRECGKTFSQRSGLIEHQRSHTGEKPYQCKDCGKAFSASNGLIRHRRIHTGEKPYECEECGKAFRLSSYLVQHQRIHTGEKRYRCNECGKAFSQNAGLFQHLRIHTGEKPYQCSQCSKSFRSRTLLIKHQRSHTGERPYKCDECGKAFSHHCNLIRHFRIHTVVKLD